One genomic region from Marinomonas maritima encodes:
- a CDS encoding LysR family transcriptional regulator: MSKAIMWELYHSFLGVMQEGSLSAAARSLGSTQPTIGRHIAELERALNITLFIRTQGGLTPTEAANALLGSVTEMASIAAAMERVASHQGEGIQGTVRITSSDVIGIEILPNMFTNIAEKYPDVSIELVLSDKIQNLLNREADIAIRFFRPIQTQLIARRIGSIELGFYAHKTYLEKHGVPSTLGDLAQHKLIGFDQLTDYIRTVSKKLPFSLEKSSFSFRTDSNVAQLSLIRAGAGIGICQSNLAQCDESLIRLLPDNFTFEMDAWVTMHEDLRKSPVCQAVFDELVTGLLSYVNNC; the protein is encoded by the coding sequence ATGAGTAAGGCCATTATGTGGGAGTTGTACCATTCATTTCTTGGAGTCATGCAGGAAGGTTCTTTATCGGCTGCCGCGCGATCGCTTGGTTCTACACAGCCGACCATAGGTCGACATATTGCTGAATTAGAGCGGGCATTGAATATTACTCTGTTCATACGAACGCAAGGCGGCTTAACACCTACTGAAGCGGCGAACGCCTTGCTTGGATCTGTGACTGAAATGGCAAGTATCGCAGCGGCGATGGAGCGCGTTGCCAGTCATCAAGGCGAGGGTATTCAAGGGACGGTCAGAATTACTTCCAGTGATGTAATTGGCATCGAAATTTTGCCTAACATGTTTACAAACATTGCAGAAAAATACCCTGATGTAAGCATCGAATTAGTGCTTTCAGACAAGATACAGAACCTTTTGAACCGAGAAGCAGACATTGCCATACGATTTTTTCGCCCCATACAAACTCAATTAATTGCGCGACGTATTGGCAGCATTGAGTTGGGTTTTTATGCTCATAAAACTTATCTAGAAAAGCACGGTGTTCCTTCGACTCTTGGTGACCTTGCACAACATAAATTGATTGGTTTTGATCAATTAACAGACTACATTCGCACCGTCTCAAAAAAATTGCCGTTTTCCCTAGAGAAAAGCAGCTTTAGTTTTCGGACAGACAGCAATGTCGCTCAGTTATCGTTAATTCGAGCAGGCGCTGGAATTGGTATTTGTCAGTCAAATTTAGCCCAGTGTGATGAAAGCCTTATTCGATTATTGCCCGACAACTTTACTTTTGAAATGGATGCTTGGGTGACTATGCATGAAGACTTAAGGAAAAGTCCTGTGTGCCAAGCGGTATTTGATGAACTCGTGACTGGATTATTAAGTTACGTGAATAATTGCTAA